The genome window GCGGCGTGCAGGCCGCGGTGGCGGCGGCGACCGCCGCCGACGTGGCGATCCTGGCGATCGGCGAGCCGCTGCGCTACTCCGGCGAAGCGCAGTCGCGCACCGAGATCGTCATCCCCGGCGTGCAGCAGTCGCTGCTGGCGGCGGTGGCGGCCACCGGCACGCCGGTGGTGGTGGTGCTCAGCAATGGCCGCGCACTGGTGCTGGACGGCGCGGTGCTGGACGCGCCCGCGATCCTGGTCAGCTGGTTCCTCGGCTCGGCCTCCGGCCCGGCCCTGGCCGACATCCTGTTCGGCGTGCACGGCCCCTCCGGGCGCCTGCCGGTGAGCTTCCCGCACGAATCGGGGCAGTCGCCGTACTACTACGCGCACAAGCCCACCGGCCGCCCGGATCCGCGCCCGAACGCGCTGACCCCGTTCACCACCCACTACCGCACGGTCTCCAACACCGCGCTGTTCCCGTTCGGCCATGGCCTCACCTATGGCCGCATCGAGTACGGCGAGCTGACCTTGAGTGCGCCGCGGCTGGCCGCCGGCGGCACGCTGAAGATCGCCGCGCGCATCCACAACCGCGGCCAGCGCGACGCCGAGGAAGTGGTGCAGCTGTACGTGCGCGACCGCAGCGCCAGCATCACCCGCCCGGTGCGCGAGCTGAAGGATTTCCGCAAGGTGGCGGTGCCGGCCGGTGGCAGCGCCAGCGTGGAATTCGTGCTGCGCCGCGAGGACCTGCTGTTTATCGGCCAGGCGCTCAAGCCGACGGTGGAGCCGGGGCAGTTCGACCTGTGGGTGGCGCCTTCGGCGCAAGCGCCGGGGCTGTCGGCCAGTTTCGAACTGCTCGGCTGATCGGCAGCGCGGCGGGTGACGATGGCGACCGCTCAGGCCGCCATCGCAGCCTGAGCGGCAGAGACCCAGCCGGCGCTTCACGTCATCGGCACTGCGCGCTCACGCGCTGCTGCCGCGCGCAACGCTCAGATGGGGACGTCGTCTGCCGCGACCTCGCGCTGCGCGCACTCGATCCATCGCATCCGCAGCGCATGCGCAGACGACGCCGCACCGGCGGCGCCCGCGAAGCGCGCCACCGCGTCCTCCCCCCTATCAGGAGCCGCGCCATGCACGATCACGATCCCGACCACTCCGCCGGCCGCCGTCGCGCGCTCGGCGCCCTCGGCAGCGGCCTGGCCGCCGGCGGCGCACTGGCCATGTCCGCTGGCGCCAGCGCGCAGCCCGCGGGCGCCACCGGCGCCGGCGCCGCCCGCCCGCCGATGCAGAACCCGCGCACGCAGTATCCGCGCCCGCCGTTCGATACGCCGAAGCAGGAATGGCCCGGACTGGCCTCGAAGATGGTGCCGGTGCCCGACCATGGCGAGCGCAGCTATGTCGGCTCCGGGCGCCTGACCGGGCGCAAGGCGCTGGTCACCGGCGGCGACTCGGGCATCGGCCGCGCCGCGGCGATCGCCTTCGCCCGCGAGGGCGCGGACGTGGCGATCAACTACCTGCCGCAGGAAGAACCCGACGCGCGCGAGGTGGTCGCGCTGATCCGCGCGGCCGGGCGCAAGGCGGTGGCCATCCCCGGCGACCTGCGCGACGCCGCATTCTGCAAGCAACTGGTCGCGCAGGCGGTGCAACAGCTCGGCGGCCTGGACATCCTGGTCAACAACGCCGCGCGCCAGACCGCGCAGAAGTCCCTGCTGGACATCGACGACCAGCAACTGGACGACACGCTCAAGACCAACCTCTACGCGCTGTTCTGGGTGACCCGCGCCGCCTTGCCGCACCTGCCGGCGGGCGCGGCGATCATCAACACCGCCTCGATCGTCGCCGACGATCCGCCCGAATCGCTGCTCGACTACGCCACCACCAAGGGCGGCATCGTCAGCTTCACCAAGAGCCTGGCCAAGCAACTGGCCCCCAAGGGCATCCGCGTCAACGCGGTCGCGCCGGGGCCGTACTGGACGCCGCTGCAGCCCAGCGGCGGGCAGTTCATGGACAAGCTCAAGACCTTCGGCGCCGACGGCCCCACCGGCCGCCCCGGGCAGCCGGCGGAGATCGCCCCGATCTACGTGCTGCTCGCCTCGC of Xanthomonas sacchari contains these proteins:
- a CDS encoding SDR family oxidoreductase produces the protein MQNPRTQYPRPPFDTPKQEWPGLASKMVPVPDHGERSYVGSGRLTGRKALVTGGDSGIGRAAAIAFAREGADVAINYLPQEEPDAREVVALIRAAGRKAVAIPGDLRDAAFCKQLVAQAVQQLGGLDILVNNAARQTAQKSLLDIDDQQLDDTLKTNLYALFWVTRAALPHLPAGAAIINTASIVADDPPESLLDYATTKGGIVSFTKSLAKQLAPKGIRVNAVAPGPYWTPLQPSGGQFMDKLKTFGADGPTGRPGQPAEIAPIYVLLASQESSFTTGSVFSSVGGRGNVG